The following are encoded together in the Babylonia areolata isolate BAREFJ2019XMU chromosome 30, ASM4173473v1, whole genome shotgun sequence genome:
- the LOC143275639 gene encoding thialysine N-epsilon-acetyltransferase-like, with the protein MTTFNIREAREDDCEEIMRMITELAVHQKMADQVEITAKDLKRDAFGEKPFFHALVAELVPEGSKEEGRRPLIGYVMYYYTYSPWYGRTCSMEDLYVAQEHRGKGIGCAMWAKVAELSLAQNCSCMSWAVVDWNKSSIDLYKRRGCMDMTEKEGWLLYRMEKDAMEKLIAETSPSNVTVE; encoded by the exons ATGACCACATTCAATATTCGAGAAGCCAGAGAGGACGACTGTGAGGAGATAATGAGAATGATCACA GAACTAGCTGTACATCAAAAAATGGCTGACCAAGTGGAGATAACTGCTAAAG ATTTGAAGAGAGACGCTTTTGGGGAGAAACCGTTCTTCCACGCTTTAGTGGCAGAGTTAGTTCCAGAGG GaagcaaggaggaggggaggcgACCGCTGATAGGCTACGTGATGTATTACTACACTTACAGCCCCTGGTACGGCCGTACCTGCTCGATGGAGGACCTGTATGTGGCCCAGGAACACCGAGGGAAAGGGATCGGCTGTGCCATGTGGGCCAAAGTGGCTGAG TTATCCTTAGCCCAGAATTGTTCCTGCATGTCGTGGGCGGTGGTGGACTGGAACAAGTCCTCTATCGACCTGTACAAGCGCCGGGGCTGCATGGACATGACGGAGAAGGAAGGCTGGCTCCTCTACCGCATGGAGAAAGACGCCATGGAGAAACTCATTGCGGAGACCTCACCTAGCAACGTCACCGTAGAATag